In Oryzihumus leptocrescens, the following are encoded in one genomic region:
- a CDS encoding ATP-binding protein, translated as MNHLMLRGLEDEAHTVRTPAFTDITTQLAFAKTFHGTMVVAGEHGTGKRFALMTCLGEQDLPFHLVTMPPAVSAKDMVRLLYEAVHDEDDVFALRDMQDELIETLSGTPRIIVIDGAEQLTAAAAEQLHYLHRRVTATWTLVLLGGPDTARTVATSAGLRGEVIAAVEMRPLTGSEIRSAVRAMHQLFLIPDQLFEAIDKQVCKGMLKNWACFLRAALYLQRLAVERGEDPPFLDPQLARAVVQLMPTLKTSKRR; from the coding sequence GTGAACCACCTCATGCTCCGCGGGCTGGAGGACGAAGCCCACACCGTCCGCACCCCCGCCTTCACCGACATCACCACCCAGCTCGCGTTCGCTAAGACCTTCCACGGCACGATGGTCGTCGCCGGCGAGCACGGCACCGGCAAGCGGTTCGCGCTGATGACCTGCCTGGGCGAACAGGACCTGCCGTTCCACCTCGTCACCATGCCGCCCGCCGTCTCGGCCAAGGACATGGTCCGGCTTCTCTACGAAGCCGTTCACGACGAGGATGACGTCTTCGCCCTGCGCGACATGCAGGACGAGCTCATCGAAACGCTCTCCGGCACGCCCAGGATCATCGTCATCGACGGCGCCGAGCAGCTCACCGCAGCCGCCGCGGAACAGCTGCACTACCTGCACCGGCGCGTCACCGCCACCTGGACGCTCGTCCTGCTCGGGGGTCCCGACACCGCCCGCACCGTCGCCACCAGCGCCGGGCTGCGCGGGGAGGTGATCGCGGCGGTCGAGATGCGTCCTCTCACCGGTTCCGAGATTCGCTCGGCGGTCCGGGCGATGCACCAGCTTTTCCTTATCCCGGACCAGCTGTTCGAAGCCATCGACAAGCAGGTCTGCAAGGGGATGCTGAAGAACTGGGCCTGCTTCCTCCGGGCCGCGCTCTACCTGCAGCGACTCGCCGTGGAGCGCGGCGAGGATCCCCCGTTCCTGGACCCCCAGCTCGCCCGCGCCGTCGTCCAACTCATGCCCACCCTCAAGACCAGTAAGAGACGCTGA
- a CDS encoding Mu transposase C-terminal domain-containing protein, with translation MPNKAKIHRTGRDRAVADLVQFRADVGTLNRGIYQMAADSCGYSVRQLQRQIAKLDRPEADSAEEFTVDEDIIETVFLTCGNISGAHRRLRESGKAVPSLSTFRRRVLDTMGGTKMAYAKNASTQARLSRVHLKRTRESRGYSYLLDHTELPIFAVPEGTRTAQRPWLTAVMDAETRYILSWVLTFGTPTSEEIRAALMSAFTIRPAADGQTPVGGLPERALWDRGLDFLSDLITESCLRLSVTPVALPAYSPHLKGSLERFWRFLKSDALAPLPGYIDAGRDLRGNFLLAAKALDQQGLVNELRDWIDRYNGHHTVSTLGCTPLQAWRNDHTPLRSVPADQLWHDFLISKTHKVGKAGVRFKKTDYVAPNGELDKVFGRLVEVRHLPHDHSFIEVFHDGTHLATCFPAEALRPDDQIAFLAARHKAETAARATFRTANRLRGNRPDASPLTKLSEHGQPTRYEVLGPDFDLRQDGQKALDALANLPDQPQGALW, from the coding sequence ATGCCAAACAAGGCCAAGATCCACCGCACCGGCCGCGACCGCGCGGTCGCCGACCTGGTCCAGTTCCGAGCGGACGTCGGCACGCTGAACCGTGGCATCTACCAGATGGCCGCCGACAGCTGCGGCTACTCGGTGCGTCAGCTCCAGCGCCAGATCGCCAAGCTCGACCGCCCGGAGGCGGACTCGGCCGAGGAGTTCACCGTCGATGAGGACATCATCGAGACCGTCTTCCTGACATGCGGAAACATCAGCGGCGCCCACCGTCGCCTCCGCGAGAGCGGCAAAGCGGTGCCCAGCCTCAGCACCTTCCGGCGCCGCGTCCTGGACACCATGGGCGGCACCAAGATGGCCTACGCCAAGAACGCCTCCACTCAGGCCAGGCTCAGCCGCGTCCACCTCAAGCGCACCCGGGAGTCGCGCGGCTACAGCTACCTGCTCGACCACACCGAGCTGCCCATCTTCGCCGTTCCCGAGGGAACCCGCACCGCCCAGCGCCCCTGGCTGACCGCGGTGATGGACGCCGAAACCCGGTACATCCTCAGCTGGGTCCTCACCTTCGGCACCCCCACCTCCGAGGAGATCCGTGCCGCGCTCATGTCCGCGTTCACCATCCGCCCCGCAGCCGACGGCCAAACACCAGTAGGCGGACTGCCCGAACGCGCCCTGTGGGACCGCGGGTTGGACTTCCTCTCAGACCTGATCACCGAATCCTGCCTGCGGCTCAGCGTCACCCCCGTGGCGCTGCCGGCCTACTCACCGCACCTCAAGGGATCCCTGGAACGGTTCTGGCGCTTCCTCAAGAGCGACGCCCTGGCCCCCCTGCCCGGCTACATCGACGCCGGACGAGACCTCCGCGGCAACTTCCTCCTCGCCGCCAAAGCCCTGGACCAGCAGGGCCTGGTCAACGAGCTGCGCGACTGGATCGACCGCTACAACGGCCACCACACGGTAAGCACCCTCGGCTGCACCCCGCTGCAAGCCTGGCGCAACGACCACACCCCGCTGCGCAGCGTCCCGGCCGACCAGCTCTGGCACGACTTCCTCATCAGCAAGACCCACAAGGTCGGCAAGGCCGGCGTCCGATTCAAGAAGACCGACTACGTCGCACCCAACGGCGAACTGGACAAGGTCTTCGGGCGCCTAGTCGAGGTGCGCCACCTGCCCCACGACCACAGCTTCATCGAGGTCTTCCACGACGGCACCCACCTGGCCACCTGCTTCCCGGCGGAGGCCCTGCGCCCCGACGACCAGATCGCCTTCCTGGCGGCCCGCCACAAGGCCGAGACCGCGGCCCGCGCCACGTTCCGCACCGCGAACCGGCTCCGCGGCAACCGCCCGGACGCCAGCCCCCTGACCAAGCTCTCCGAGCACGGCCAGCCCACCCGCTACGAGGTCCTGGGTCCCGACTTCGACCTGCGCCAAGACGGCCAGAAGGCCCTCGACGCCCTCGCGAACCTGCCCGACCAGCCGCAGGGAGCACTGTGGTGA